One stretch of Eupeodes corollae chromosome 2, idEupCoro1.1, whole genome shotgun sequence DNA includes these proteins:
- the LOC129945878 gene encoding transmembrane protein 209, producing MNCSQKLCSPSKRNRIVEKSLDLQLEAKHAKEYLIWGSINILLLAILLFDIANKCPFAVSKWYYVEYAAAGILAVSVLCNFSKYLFYILSKEPVQGTRAQRHLLGFDDNDTSFVTASKVKSPKLDTSSAPLNSTILSWHSSFNDSARSPNWSYSRTTPPRTSLSPGQNVSWNTSMQNNSSLNASTLSSNTSFMSPYTKYARDEIITDEKGLQHYLREVSKQKEFTMTEQHEVSSSFHPGSMNSFWNYCNTAANLLKTSLYQLAPSNTPSSQNKQSNKEEGVSDMDGNSDLIKKISSEKLSQYVANLRRWMSITILQRLENEIKKIDSAFKMRGFSDMQIGCVGLERLKKTVDNQQFVTHYVPMLPLIVPFLEISTNQEYVVQRIKDLAKGTCVADYRWNCGSSNQGQRWDEHLPTDAAILFHLFCTYLDSQLMPLPQPGGRSFFNRYVIIGDKKTVKDTVANVTNKSRCAILCTNLLNPKFNFISDKEIHNCVYDRNNLFYVIIQFLIYMKQNNEGLLEGVNLGKSGINIMCVIED from the exons ATGAATTGTTCTCAAAAACTATG TTCCCCCTCAAAACGCAATCGAATCGTCGAAAAAAGTCTTGATCTGCAGTTGGAAGCAAAACACGCCAAAGAATACCTCATCTGGGGCTCGATTAACATTCTTCTTCTAGCCATTCTATTGTTTGACATTGCCAATAAATGTCCCTTCGCTGTTTCGAAATGGTATTATGTGGAATACGCAGCGGCTGGGATTTTGGCCGTGTCtgttttgtgtaatttttcaaaataccttTTCTACATCTTGAGCAAGGAACCAGTTCAAGGCACAAGAGCACAAAGACATCTTTTGGGATTCGATGATAATG ATACCTCATTTGTGACTGCCTCGAAAGTGAAATCCCCCAAGCTTGACACCAGTTCGGCTCCCTTAAACTCAACAATACTCAGTTGGCATTCATCATTCAATGATT ctGCTCGTTCCCCTAATTGGAGCTACAGCCGCACAACTCCACCAAGAACAAGTCTCAGTCCAGGACAGAATGTCTCATGGAATACTTCTATGCAGAATAACTCCTCTCTGAATGCGAGCACACTCAGCAGCAACACTTCCTTTATGTCTCCCTACACAAAATATGCCCGCGACGAGATCATAACCGACGAAAAAGGTCTCCAACATTATTTAAG GGAGgtttctaaacaaaaagaattcaCAATGACTGAACAACATGAGGTCAGCAGCTCCTTCCATCCAGGGTCGATGAATTCCTTCTGGAATTATTGCAACACAGCTGCAAATCTACTCAAAACCTCACTCTATCAATTGGCACCTTCAAATA CTCCATCGTCTCAGAACAAACAATCCAACAAAGAAGAAGGTGTTAGCGACATGGATGGAAATTCGGATCTCATTAAGAAGATTTCCTCCGAGAAACTCTCACAATATGTCGCCAATTTGAGAAGG TGGATGTCAATTACAATCCTCCAACGTCTCGAAAATGAAATCAAGAAAATCGACAGTGCTTTTAAGATGCGCGGATTCTCTGACATGCAAATTGGTTGTGTCGGTCTGGAACGCCTTAAGAAAACAGTTGACAATCAACAATTTGTTACTCACTATGTCCCCATGCTCCCTCTCATTGTTCCCTTTCTCGAGATATCAACAAATCAGGAGTACGTCGTTCAAAGAATTAAAG ATCTCGCTAAAGGAACGTGTGTTGCAGATTATCGCTGGAATTGTGGCTCATCAAATCAGGGCCAACGATGGGATGAACATTTACCCACAGACGCTGCT aTTCTCTTCCATTTGTTTTGCACTTATTTGGACAGCCAACTCATGCCTCTGCCCCAACCGGGTGGTCGGTCCTTTTTCAATCGCTACGTCATCATCGGCGATAAGAAAACCGTCAAGGACACAGTCGCCAATGTGACCAACAAATCACGATGTGCAATTCTCTGCACGAATCTTCTCAATCCCAAATTTAACTTCATCAGCGACAAAGAGATCCACAATTGTGTCTACGATCGGAACAATCTGTTTTATgtcatcatacaatttttgatcTACATGAAACAGAATAACGAAGGTCTATTGGAGGGCGTGAATTTGGGAAAGAGTGGCATAAATATTATGTGTGTAATTGAAGACTGA